GCGGTCCTCGGTGACCCGGTCCGTGCCGCCGCTCCAGAGGGTGACGCGGTCGGCGGAGACCGAGAGCACCCAGAAGGGGCGTTCGGCGGCCTGCGCGGAGACCAGGTTGCGGGTCAGGAAGGTGTCCGAGAGCACCACACGCTCGGGCACGGAGCGGGCGAGCGACCACACCTGGTGTTCACCCGGAGCGGCGAAGATCACCAGGCCGTCCTCGGCGTGCGTCAGGTCCACTTCGGTGAGGGCCTGGTCGAGCTGCCGGGCCACGTCGGCGCGCCGCTCCCGGGGAACGGCGGGGTCGGCCTCGAGCTGCCGCTTGGCCTCGGCCACGACATTGCGCAGCCGGACCCGGTCCTGGGCGTTCTCGGGCTCGCGGCGGTGCGTGGGCGTCAGCACGGACACCGCGGGATAGGGGCGCGGGCGGCGCAGCTCGGTGAGGGTCGCGGGGCTGAGTGCGTGCTCCATAGCAGCACCATAGGTCTGATTCCGGGACGGGGCATTTGGGGGCAAACGGTCCAAGGCGCCGGCCGGGCGTCGCCGGAGGGCGTCCGGCCACATCGTCGCCCCATGACGGTGCGATGCCCGGCATCCACCCCCACCTCGGCACCTCGCCGCATGGGCGCACAGAGTGGGGGCGCCTGCGTCCTCGACGGTGGACAGGTCGCAGCGGCAGACCACGCGGTGCGACCGGTCCGGACCACCCGGGCTTCGGCGCGCAGGACGTCGCCCCTGGCCGACCGCAGGTAGTCGGGAGGTAGCCGATGGTGAAACCGGCGGTGATCAGCCGGGCGCCGACGCGGAGCCCGCGGCGAAGGTCAGCGCGTTGCCGGCCGCGTAGCCGAGCACTCCGCCGAGCACTCCGCCGTGCACGAAGCCGTACTGCTGGCGCAGCTCGTCGCGGATGTCCAGTTCGAGGGTGGCGGCGCCGTCGCCGAAGGCCACCAGCCGCGTGCCGAGCAGCACGCTGAAGGGCTGAGCGGCCAGGGCCTTCCGGGCGAGGGCCAGATCCAGGGAGTCGTTCACGTCGTGCGGGGAGTCGTTCACATCGAAACTCGGCGCGCTGTTCGCCGTACGGGAGCAGCCGGGCATCACCCAACGGCACCTCGCCCACACGCTCGGCCTGCGCGAATCCGCCGTCACCGGGAACACGGGCCGTGGTCCTGGAGCTGACCGACGCGGGCGCCGCGGGCCCTGCGGGCGGCGCAGCCCGAGATCGACCGCTTCAACGGTGAGCTGCGCGCGCTGCTCGGCGACGACGGCTTCACCGAGGCGGCTCGGGCGATGGGCCGCCTCGCCGGCCGGGAACCCCAGTGACCGACGCGGTGCCACCATGACGCAGCCGCCCCGCCGCCCGTACGTCAGTCGCGGTCCTCCTCGGGCCCGCAGGAGCTGCCGTCGGGTGGCAGGGAGCCGTACAGCAGGAAGGCGTCGACCTTCCGGTGCACGCACTTGGAGGACGCGTAACCGGTGTGGCCCTCGCCCTTGTTGTCGAGCACCACGGCCGAGTCGCCGAGTCGCCGGGCCGTCTCCACGGTCCAGCGGTACGGCGTCGCCGGATCGCCGCGGGTGCCGACCAGGAGCATCTTCGGTGTGCGGACGTCCCGCACGCGCTCGCGGATGAAGTCGGTGCCCTTGGGGCGGCCGTAACACATCAGGTACTCGGCGAGCCGGTAGCGGCCGAAGACCGGGGACGCCTGCTCGTACGCGGCGCGCAGCCGGCCGAGGTCCCGCGTGATCCGGTCGGCGTCGGGGCGATCGGGATCGTCCGCGCAGTTGATCGCCATCAGCGCCGCCGGAAGATTGTCGAGCGGCACGTCCTCCTGATCGACCAGGCCGCCGTCGGTCGCGCTCCCGGCGCGGAATCCGACCCCTCTGCCGGAGAATCCGAGCAGCGGACGCGTGTCGCCGTCCTCGACCAGCGCGGCGAGCGCCCGCTCCAGCGACGGCCACATCTCCTTGCTGTAGAGGGCTTGACCGATGGCGCCCACGAGGTCCTGTCCGGTGAACTCGTCGCCGAAGTCGGTCGGCACCGGATCCTTGTCGAGAGAGCCGACGAGCCGTACGACTTCCTCCCGGGCCGTGCGCGCGTCCGTACCGAACGGACAGGCGATGTCCTTCACGCACCAGTCGACGAAGTCCTCCAGCGCCGTCTGCTGCCCCGCGGCCCCCGCGACGCCCTGCTCGGACAGCGGCTCGGTGAGCGTGTCCACGCCGTCGAGCACCAACCGGCCGACCTTCTTGGGGAACTGTGCCGCGTACACCGCGCCCAGCCGGGTTCCGTAGGAGAAGCCGAGGTAGTTGAGCTTCTCGTCGCCGAGGGCCTGGCGCATCACGTCCAGGTCGCGCGAGGCGTTCACCGTGCCTATGTGCGGCAGGACGGGCCCCGAATGCTTGGCACACGCGTCGGCCGCCTTCCGCAACCGCCCCAGGACGGCCTGCGGGTCGCCACCGAGATCCGCGTCCTCGTCCATCACCGCCGCGGGCCCGTCGGAGCTGTTGCCGCAGCTGACCGGCGAGGACTGGCCGACGCCGCGGGGATCGAAGGTCACCACGTCATAGCCGTCCGTCAGGTCCATGAAGTCCTTGGCCCCGGCGGCCAGCTCACTGACGCCCGCGCCGCCCGGCCCGCCGAAGTTCAGCAGCACCGAGCCCCGCGACTTGCCCGTCGCCCGGTAGCGGGCGAGTGCCAGTTCGAGGGTGCCCGCCTTCGGTTTCGCGTAGTCGAGGGGGACGGTGACCTTCCCGCACTGGAGGTCCTTGGGCATCTCCACGCCTTCGCACTTCGACCAGGCGACCTTCTGCCGGTAGAACCGTGACAGATCGGGCTCGGAGTCGTCCGCGGTCATGACCGGCAGCCCCACGCCGAGCAGGGCCAGGCCCACGCTCGAGGAGAGCGCGCAGCGCCGGAACGTGGGCCGCGTCGACAGCTTGGCCAGCATGAATGCCTCCAGGGACGCCCGTCGCGGTCCGGAAGTCGGCGTCCTCGATCACGATAAGCGGACCTCGGAAGGCACGCCTCCGCACGAGCGGGACCCCGGGGAGTGCCTTATCCTGCGCCCCCTCGACCGGCGAGACCGTTTTGCCATCAGTTCGATAACCATGACGCTCGATGGGGTGAAAGGCCGATTAGCCATAACTCGGATTGGTTCCCATGCGTTTTATGCGATGCGGGCGAGTGCTCGCGTCCATGTCTGGAAGGCAGGGAACCTATGAGACGGGCTACCCGAAACGGTGTGATCACCGTCGCCGCCGCCTCCGGGGCGATGGCCATGGCTGTCCCGGTGTACGCCGGCTCCGCGGCGGACGGCACCGCGGCCGGTTCGCCCGGGGTGATCTCCGGCAACACCGTGCAGCTCCCGGTGCACGTCCCGGTGAACGTGTGCGGGAACACCGTGAACGTGGTGGGGGTGCTCAACCCCGCGGCGGGCAACAGCTGCGCCAACGTCGACAAGGGCGGCAGCGGCGACCACCGGCACCACAGGCCCGGCGGAGCGGTGGCGGAAGGCGGCGGAAAGGATTCACCCGGCGTGCTCTCCGGCAACGGCGTGCAGCTCCCGGTCGACCTCCCGGTGAACGTCAGCGGCAACACGGTGAACGTGGTCGGCGTCGGCAACGCGGCCGTCGGCAACGAGTCCGTGAACACCCCGGGGGACCGGCCCGGCCGCCCCGACGGACCCGAGCGCCCCGTCCGGCCGGCACCCAAGCCGACCCCGCCGACCAAGGCGAACCCGGGTCCGCGGCCGGCCCCGCACACCCACGGGCACCGCTCCACGGACGCCCTCGCCGCCACGGGAGCGGACCTGGCGCTGCCCGCCGTCGCCGGGAGCGCGGCGCTGATCCTGGGCGGGGCCGCGGTGTACCGGCGCTTCCGGCCGCGGGCGGAGCGCTGACCGACCCAGGAAGACGGAAGGCTCCACCGGCGGTGACCGGTGGGGCCTGCGCCGTACGGCGGCGCGGCCACGGTGGCCGACGCCCGCCGGCCAACGGCTCGATCGCACCGTGACGCCCTCCCGGAAGACCGGCAAGGATGCCCGGGTACGGCCGGTCACCGCCGGTCACGCCCGCACAGAATGGAGCGCACCCATGACCTCACCGGCCGCCGTAGGCCTGATCGTCACTCAGGCACGCCTCGACGACTGGCCGGTCGTCAGCGGATGGGCGGCGGACGAGGGATGGAATCCAGGACTCGCCGACGGACCGGCCTTCTTCGCCCAGGACCCGGACGGTTTCTTCCTCGGCCGGATCGACGGCGAGCCCGTGTCGGCGATCTCCGTCGTCAACTACGGCGCCGACTACGCCTTCCTGGGCTTCTACCTCGTACGGCCCGACCTGCGCGGCCGCGGCCACGGCCTGACCACGTGGAAGACCGGGCTAGCCCACGCCGGAAGCTGCACCGTCGGACTCGACGGGGTCGTGGCGCAGCAGGCCAACTACCGCCGGTCCGGCTTCGAACCCGCCCACCGCACCATCCGGTTCACGGGAACCGCCCCCGCGACCGAGACCCCGGCCGACGTCCGTGCCGTGCGGTCGGCCGACCTCGCGGACATCACCGCGTACGACAGCGCCTGCACCCCGGCCGACCGCCCGCGCTTCGTGGCCGCCTGGCTGACCGGCAGCGGCCATCGCGCCGTCGTCCGCCGTATTGGCGGCCGCGTCACCGGCTACGGAGTGATCCGCCCCGGCCGCGACGCGCTGCGCATCGGACCACTGTTCGCCGACACCGCCGAGGACGCCAGGTCCCTGTTCGCCGCCCTGACCGCCGACGCGGGCGGGAGCGAGATCGCCGTCGACGTCCCCGAGACGAACCGGGCGGGCATCGCTCTCGCCGAGGAGGCGGGCCTCACTCCTTCCTTCGAGACGGCCCGCATGTACACCGGACCGGTACGGCCGTACGCCCAGGACCGCGTCTTCGGCGTCACGACGCTGGAGCTCGGCTAGGTGTGTTGTCCGGACAGGTTGGTGACGCTCGTCGAAGTCGCATGGCACGCACCCGATCATCACTCGCCGAGATGGAAACGGCGGTGCAAGGCGCGTACGGCATCGGCCAGCTCCGGCACCGGGCCTTCCACGGTCACGCCGGGGGCCACCTCGTGGACCGGCAGGGTCCGCACCGGTGGCGCGGGTACCCCCAGTTCGCCGAGCCAG
The nucleotide sequence above comes from Streptomyces sp. NL15-2K. Encoded proteins:
- a CDS encoding alpha/beta hydrolase, translated to MLAKLSTRPTFRRCALSSSVGLALLGVGLPVMTADDSEPDLSRFYRQKVAWSKCEGVEMPKDLQCGKVTVPLDYAKPKAGTLELALARYRATGKSRGSVLLNFGGPGGAGVSELAAGAKDFMDLTDGYDVVTFDPRGVGQSSPVSCGNSSDGPAAVMDEDADLGGDPQAVLGRLRKAADACAKHSGPVLPHIGTVNASRDLDVMRQALGDEKLNYLGFSYGTRLGAVYAAQFPKKVGRLVLDGVDTLTEPLSEQGVAGAAGQQTALEDFVDWCVKDIACPFGTDARTAREEVVRLVGSLDKDPVPTDFGDEFTGQDLVGAIGQALYSKEMWPSLERALAALVEDGDTRPLLGFSGRGVGFRAGSATDGGLVDQEDVPLDNLPAALMAINCADDPDRPDADRITRDLGRLRAAYEQASPVFGRYRLAEYLMCYGRPKGTDFIRERVRDVRTPKMLLVGTRGDPATPYRWTVETARRLGDSAVVLDNKGEGHTGYASSKCVHRKVDAFLLYGSLPPDGSSCGPEEDRD
- a CDS encoding chaplin; the encoded protein is MRRATRNGVITVAAASGAMAMAVPVYAGSAADGTAAGSPGVISGNTVQLPVHVPVNVCGNTVNVVGVLNPAAGNSCANVDKGGSGDHRHHRPGGAVAEGGGKDSPGVLSGNGVQLPVDLPVNVSGNTVNVVGVGNAAVGNESVNTPGDRPGRPDGPERPVRPAPKPTPPTKANPGPRPAPHTHGHRSTDALAATGADLALPAVAGSAALILGGAAVYRRFRPRAER
- a CDS encoding GNAT family N-acetyltransferase, whose product is MTSPAAVGLIVTQARLDDWPVVSGWAADEGWNPGLADGPAFFAQDPDGFFLGRIDGEPVSAISVVNYGADYAFLGFYLVRPDLRGRGHGLTTWKTGLAHAGSCTVGLDGVVAQQANYRRSGFEPAHRTIRFTGTAPATETPADVRAVRSADLADITAYDSACTPADRPRFVAAWLTGSGHRAVVRRIGGRVTGYGVIRPGRDALRIGPLFADTAEDARSLFAALTADAGGSEIAVDVPETNRAGIALAEEAGLTPSFETARMYTGPVRPYAQDRVFGVTTLELG